From the genome of Amycolatopsis sp. NBC_01488, one region includes:
- a CDS encoding 16S rRNA (uracil(1498)-N(3))-methyltransferase: protein MPDTTLPVFLAASVPASGRATLDGEEARHAATVRRLRAGERLVLSDGAGTMARCVVEAVQPGRDAALTLSVEESWTEEPPALRVVLAQALAKGDRGELAVELATEAGIDAIVPWRAARSVAKWEDGGRGDKALARWRATARSAAKQARRAHVPDVTEPVTTGELAELAATMSLAIVLESDVPDRLTDLRLPDTGDLLLVVGPEGGITDDELHKLREAGARAVRLGTTVLRTSTAAAVALGALGALTTRWR from the coding sequence GTGCCCGACACCACGCTGCCGGTCTTCCTCGCCGCCTCCGTGCCCGCTTCGGGGCGCGCGACCCTCGACGGCGAGGAAGCCCGGCACGCGGCCACCGTCCGCCGCCTGCGCGCGGGGGAGCGGCTGGTGCTCTCCGACGGCGCGGGCACCATGGCCCGCTGCGTCGTCGAAGCCGTCCAGCCCGGCCGCGACGCCGCGTTGACACTGTCGGTCGAGGAGAGCTGGACCGAGGAACCACCCGCCCTGCGCGTCGTCCTCGCCCAAGCCCTCGCCAAGGGCGACCGCGGCGAACTCGCGGTCGAGCTCGCCACCGAAGCCGGCATCGACGCGATCGTCCCCTGGCGAGCCGCCCGCAGCGTCGCCAAGTGGGAGGACGGCGGCCGCGGCGACAAAGCCCTCGCCCGCTGGCGCGCCACCGCCCGATCCGCCGCCAAGCAAGCCCGGCGCGCCCACGTCCCCGACGTCACCGAACCCGTCACCACCGGCGAGCTGGCCGAGCTCGCGGCCACGATGTCCCTCGCGATCGTGCTCGAATCCGACGTCCCCGACCGCCTCACCGACCTCCGGCTCCCCGACACCGGCGACCTCCTCCTCGTCGTCGGCCCCGAAGGCGGCATCACCGACGACGAACTCCACAAGCTGCGGGAAGCCGGCGCGCGAGCCGTCCGCCTGGGCACCACAGTGCTCCGCACCTCCACCGCCGCGGCCGTCGCCCTCGGCGCGCTCGGCGCCCTCACCACCCGCTGGCGGTGA